A window of the Candidatus Paraluminiphilus aquimaris genome harbors these coding sequences:
- a CDS encoding CPXCG motif-containing cysteine-rich protein: MDRALQETWVDCPYCWESICVLLNPEDVGQEYIEDCQVCCRPIEFVVQQTGMGELHASVSSDDY, from the coding sequence TTGGATCGTGCTCTTCAGGAAACATGGGTTGACTGTCCTTATTGCTGGGAGTCAATTTGTGTGCTCTTAAACCCGGAGGATGTTGGGCAGGAGTACATTGAGGATTGTCAGGTTTGCTGTAGACCTATCGAGTTCGTGGTTCAGCAAACAGGGATGGGCGAATTACACGCCAGTGTTTCGAGCGATGATTATTGA
- a CDS encoding cupin domain-containing protein, whose product MMSKIVGRRRWVPIIIFGVTLVGLSLKVSAQERKIETEVLAKSITDWRGVLLPAYSEGQPEVTVARITIPKGMALPLHEHPFMTAGVVLQGTIEVRTDSGDTHIAQAGDAVVELINQAHGGANIGEEDAVILAVYAGIEGEPVTVPLSTPDS is encoded by the coding sequence ATGATGAGCAAAATCGTTGGGCGTCGTCGCTGGGTGCCCATTATTATCTTCGGTGTGACGTTGGTCGGACTTTCCCTGAAGGTGAGTGCGCAAGAGCGAAAAATTGAGACCGAAGTGCTTGCCAAATCAATCACGGATTGGCGAGGTGTTTTGCTACCCGCTTACAGTGAGGGGCAACCCGAGGTGACAGTCGCTAGAATAACCATACCCAAGGGTATGGCACTTCCACTGCACGAGCACCCTTTCATGACGGCCGGGGTTGTTCTTCAAGGCACGATTGAAGTTCGCACCGATTCAGGTGATACGCATATAGCGCAAGCAGGTGATGCTGTCGTCGAGCTGATTAACCAAGCGCACGGCGGCGCCAATATAGGCGAGGAGGATGCGGTTATCTTGGCGGTCTATGCGGGAATAGAAGGCGAGCCTGTCACAGTGCCTCTGTCGACGCCTGATTCGTAA
- a CDS encoding argininosuccinate synthase — protein sequence MSNVNKVVLAYSGGLDTSVIVRWLQDTYDCEVVTFTADIGQGEEVEPARAKAEALGVREIYIDDLKEEFVRDFVFPMFRANTIYEGEYLLGTSIARPLIAKRLVEIANETGADAISHGATGKGNDQIRFELGAYALKPGIQVIAPWREWDLNSRESLMAYCAERDIPVDFSNASKKSPYSMDANLLHISYEGGVLEDPWCPPEESMWRWSVSPEEAPELGHELTLTFERGDVVAIDGEAMSPATVLAYLNQVGGAHGVGRLDIVENRYVGMKSRGCYETPGGTILLRAHRAIESITLDREVAHLKDELMPRYAKLIYNGYWWAPERLMLQTAIDESQSVVNGDVRVRLYKGNVTVTGRRSADTLFDDAIATFEDDAGKYDQADAEGFIKLNALRLRIAAERGRSALGD from the coding sequence ATGAGTAATGTTAATAAGGTCGTATTGGCCTATTCGGGCGGCCTTGATACCTCAGTTATCGTCAGATGGCTGCAAGACACATATGACTGCGAGGTCGTCACTTTTACCGCCGACATTGGCCAAGGGGAGGAGGTTGAGCCTGCTCGGGCAAAGGCAGAGGCGCTTGGCGTAAGAGAGATTTACATCGATGACCTGAAAGAAGAGTTTGTTCGCGACTTCGTATTTCCCATGTTCCGTGCAAATACGATTTATGAGGGTGAGTATTTATTGGGCACATCGATTGCGCGTCCTTTAATTGCGAAGAGACTGGTGGAAATTGCTAACGAAACAGGCGCTGACGCGATTTCTCACGGTGCAACCGGAAAAGGTAATGATCAAATTCGTTTCGAATTGGGCGCCTATGCGTTGAAACCGGGAATCCAAGTGATTGCTCCCTGGCGCGAATGGGACCTCAATTCGCGAGAGTCGTTAATGGCTTATTGCGCTGAGCGCGATATCCCTGTCGATTTCTCGAATGCTTCTAAGAAGTCGCCTTACTCGATGGACGCCAATTTACTGCACATTTCTTACGAGGGTGGGGTTCTTGAAGATCCCTGGTGTCCACCAGAGGAATCAATGTGGCGCTGGTCGGTGTCTCCAGAGGAAGCACCCGAGTTGGGTCATGAGCTCACATTGACCTTTGAGCGTGGAGACGTTGTAGCAATTGACGGTGAGGCGATGTCACCGGCAACGGTACTCGCTTATTTGAATCAGGTGGGTGGTGCTCACGGAGTGGGTCGTTTAGATATTGTCGAAAATCGATACGTCGGCATGAAGTCCCGCGGTTGTTATGAGACGCCCGGTGGAACCATATTACTGCGCGCGCACCGTGCTATTGAGTCCATTACACTCGACCGGGAGGTAGCGCATTTAAAAGACGAGCTGATGCCACGCTACGCGAAATTGATCTATAACGGGTACTGGTGGGCACCCGAGCGTCTTATGCTGCAGACCGCGATCGATGAATCACAGTCGGTGGTCAACGGTGATGTCAGAGTAAGACTCTACAAAGGTAATGTGACAGTAACAGGCAGACGGTCAGCGGATACGCTATTTGACGACGCTATCGCAACCTTTGAGGACGATGCAGGGAAATACGATCAAGCAGATGCTGAGGGCTTTATTAAGCTGAATGCGTTGCGTCTTCGTATCGCTGCTGAGAGAGGTCGATCCGCACTGGGCGATTAA
- a CDS encoding flavin-containing monooxygenase, whose translation MNNNTSPETATHTNVMIVGAGLSGIGAAVHLQKSCPDRDYMLIERREAIGGTWDLFRYPGIRSDSDMHTLGYNFKPWKAEKAIADGPAIWDYVNETADEHGIRDQVRFGHKLVSASWSSESATWLLTVDAGGETVYFTSHFLLMCSGYYNYDAGHQPEFDRRENFKGTWVHPQFWPEQLDYTGKKVVVIGSGATAMTLVPNMATTAEKVTMVQRSPTYVVSRPSVDKFANFLRAMLPASWAYGLVRFRNTVWQQLIYNQTRTNPERVTQTLLDDVEKAVGDVLDVKKHFTPTYNPWDQRLCLVPDDDLFTALRSGKADVVTDTISHIDETGLVTGSGEHVEADIIVSATGIELLNLGGADFIVDGKSINFADEWTYKGVMCSNIPNMVQTFGYINASWTLRADLTAEWVCRVLNHMDEFGYDQATPRIPEILARTMEKRYWIHDFSAGYMQRMLPKMPRQGTQMPWVNPQNYRKDKKMFRGSSIADGALIFTSREVGGESLRAAG comes from the coding sequence ATGAATAACAATACGTCGCCGGAAACGGCTACCCATACCAACGTCATGATCGTGGGTGCTGGACTGTCCGGTATCGGCGCTGCAGTCCATCTTCAAAAAAGCTGTCCTGACCGCGATTATATGCTCATTGAACGACGTGAAGCGATTGGCGGTACGTGGGATTTATTCCGCTATCCGGGAATACGGTCTGACTCTGACATGCATACTCTTGGCTATAATTTTAAGCCATGGAAAGCGGAGAAAGCGATTGCTGACGGGCCCGCAATTTGGGATTACGTGAACGAAACGGCGGATGAACATGGCATTCGTGATCAGGTACGGTTTGGGCACAAACTCGTTTCTGCGTCTTGGTCTTCAGAGTCTGCAACGTGGTTGCTAACGGTAGACGCGGGTGGTGAAACGGTTTATTTCACATCTCATTTCTTGTTGATGTGCTCGGGATACTACAACTACGACGCAGGTCATCAGCCCGAGTTTGACAGGCGCGAGAACTTCAAAGGCACGTGGGTGCATCCGCAGTTCTGGCCCGAACAGCTCGATTACACGGGTAAGAAGGTTGTGGTGATTGGTTCTGGTGCGACCGCTATGACCCTAGTGCCTAACATGGCGACAACGGCAGAAAAAGTCACCATGGTGCAGCGGTCGCCTACTTACGTGGTATCTCGACCGTCAGTAGATAAATTCGCAAACTTCCTCAGAGCGATGTTACCTGCGAGTTGGGCTTACGGTCTCGTCAGGTTCCGTAACACTGTTTGGCAGCAACTTATCTACAACCAGACGCGCACTAATCCAGAACGCGTGACACAGACTTTGCTCGATGATGTTGAAAAGGCGGTCGGCGATGTGTTGGATGTGAAAAAGCACTTCACGCCTACCTATAACCCCTGGGATCAGCGTTTGTGCTTGGTGCCGGACGACGATCTTTTTACGGCGCTTCGTTCAGGCAAGGCGGATGTTGTGACCGATACGATTTCTCATATTGATGAGACGGGTCTTGTTACGGGCTCGGGGGAGCACGTGGAGGCTGACATTATCGTGTCAGCTACGGGCATTGAATTACTCAACTTAGGCGGAGCAGATTTCATCGTAGACGGGAAGTCTATTAACTTTGCTGATGAGTGGACCTACAAAGGGGTTATGTGCTCCAACATTCCCAACATGGTTCAAACGTTTGGTTACATCAATGCATCATGGACACTTCGGGCAGATCTTACGGCCGAGTGGGTGTGCAGAGTGCTCAATCACATGGACGAATTTGGTTACGATCAGGCCACGCCTCGCATTCCGGAAATCCTCGCGCGAACCATGGAGAAACGCTATTGGATTCACGACTTCTCTGCTGGGTACATGCAACGTATGTTGCCTAAGATGCCGCGTCAGGGTACTCAAATGCCTTGGGTGAATCCGCAGAATTATCGGAAGGACAAAAAAATGTTCCGTGGTAGTTCGATTGCAGACGGCGCACTCATTTTCACCTCTCGAGAGGTTGGGGGTGAGAGCTTGAGGGCGGCTGGTTAA